Below is a genomic region from Chloroflexota bacterium.
TCAGGCGTAGCCGTGTCGACAGGTTCGGGTGTAGCTGTGTCGGCAGGTTCGGGTGTAGCCGTGTCGGCAGGTTCGGGTGTGACGGTATCAGTAGGCGCTGGCGCAGGCGTGTTGGCAGGCAAAGGGGTTGCCGTTGCAGCCGGCGCATCTGTCGCTGTTGGTTTTTCCGTTGGCGTCGATGTGGGCAAAACGGTCGGCGTAGCCTCAGCAGGTATGGTCGGTTCCTCCTGCTCTTCTGGCGTTTCGTTCGCGCGGACTGCCACTTGATTTGTATCCGACTCGTGCGATTCACCAGCGATTTCCCGATCGGATGATTGTCCTGCTTGTGCCAGTTGGTCGGGCGCGACGACCAGCCCCACGATCCCCTCCAGGATGGGATGGAACCAATCTGGCATATCCTCATCCGTGGTGGTCACATCGTAAGCTCCCATCAAGGTACGATAGGTCAAAGCATAGAGCGTCTGGTCAGAGGCAGGCCCGCCAGAAAGATACTCACCTCGGTTTGCGCGAAGATCTGCACCTTCCATAAGGTACAACAGTTCCTTCATTTGGTCCCGGTCCAGTTCTCCTTCCTGGATCACCCCATCTCGAGCGATGCTGTACTTTCTGTCCACATGCACTAGAACGCGTTCTTCGGCCTGCGAGTCACCACCGCCACGGTAGAATTCAATGACTACCGGGCTGGAAGGCGCTTGCGGCGCATCACCCTCCGTTTGTTGAACCGACTGGCGGTTTTCCCGCCCAGGCTGGGGCTTCAACAGGAGATTATCAAACAGGGGTACAATCGGCCGCGCCCATGCTGGCACGGCACCTTCTGCGGTGTCTAACGTCGAGCGCAGTAATGTGTCCCGGCGTGTGATATTGTACCGGTAGCCTTCTCCCGCTGGCTCATCCGGAGCCTCGTGTTCAGCCACACTGCGATGAAAGTCGGCCGAATCGAAAGCGACTCGAATGTGAGCCATTTCAGCCGGTGTCAACCAAAAGGTAACCGGTTCCTCGTCTCCCTGCTGCAGGATAACATGACCGTCGAGAAAAAGCTGGGCATGGTTGTCCACACCATCAGCGCCCCCGGTCCGTCTATACTCGGCTGTGACGAAGGTCGCGGGATCAACAGAGAACGAAAACGCTGATTCCCTGGGTTGTGGGGTCTGCAAAGGAATATCGGATACTGAGGAGGAGTCAGCAGTTGTGCAGGCTACCAGCCAGGAACCGATGAGGAGCAGAGCAAGCAAGTGAAGTGAAGGACGACGCATGGGCAATGTGGCTCCTTGCTATTTTCCACGAAAGACGCAGCGCATAGTATACCACGATCCTGCCAGTAGCGCCACAAGAATACTTCACCGCGTCAAGGGCAAATCATCAGGTACCATGTACCAATATCACATGGATAAGGCGAGGACCAAATAAACCGATTGTCCTGATAAGCTCGATATCCAGGGACATGCTGGGACCGGTTATCATTGTGACATTGCTGCGATCACAGATCCCAATGGTATCCTCCTGAGTAACCCAATCCAGCATTGTCGCGTGCAGAAGGCGCACAGGTACCAAAGCAACGTGTCGTCTGGGAATTTCGCTCACCAGGCTGGATCGTCCAGGACCGCTGGCCAGTACCAGGGTGCCGGTTGAAGCGATGGCAGCATCGGCCCCGGTAATGCCCACAGGGATGGATTCCAGGTCCCTTATCAGTTCCCGGCGTTCGCGCGCCGCGACTGCCGGCCTCGCATCCCGAATGGCCCTCAAGTCGGGAACAACCGCCTCAATTTCCAATACATCCAAGGCTTCCAACAGGCCGCTCACCGGCAGCTGATCTGCATCCCAACTAAGAACCCGCTGCACACCCTCCTCCTGCAACGCCACCATCAAGCCCAGGCGAGCGATGGCAGGACTCTCTGATATCTCCCAGGTCACTTCCAGCCGATCAAGAGCGGCTGTGAAGGTTTCGATCAGGTCATACGATTCATGGTCATGATAGCGCGTCACAGCGGGGTATCCCCTATCAGCGGGCGATCTTTGCCGCAGGTCTTCTTGAGCAATCCGGCCCAAAATAACCTCCTTCGAGCTCGCCATCATGGGCTGCCATCGATTGCTTCGACAGCTTGCCCCGAATC
It encodes:
- a CDS encoding LUD domain-containing protein translates to MMASSKEVILGRIAQEDLRQRSPADRGYPAVTRYHDHESYDLIETFTAALDRLEVTWEISESPAIARLGLMVALQEEGVQRVLSWDADQLPVSGLLEALDVLEIEAVVPDLRAIRDARPAVAARERRELIRDLESIPVGITGADAAIASTGTLVLASGPGRSSLVSEIPRRHVALVPVRLLHATMLDWVTQEDTIGICDRSNVTMITGPSMSLDIELIRTIGLFGPRLIHVILVHGT